In the Silvanigrella aquatica genome, TTTGTACGGGCTTTAATGAAAGCATTCAAAATGACATTCCTAAATGGATGAGAGAAAAAATAGTACTTTTTTTTCAAAAAAGACCTGTTTCTTATAAAGAAATCATAGAGATGCTAAATAACAAGAATTTAAATTTAAATCATTTTTAATAAACAAAAAAATTAAATATACAGCTTAAATATTAAATATTATAGATTTATATGTGAATATTTTTAGTATTTTTTTATTAAATAATTTACTTTTAATTTTATAGATTAAAGCTTTATTTTTAATTTTTTATAAATATTATTATTTTATTTTTTGCTAATTTTTTTTAATTAATTTAACAATTAATTGTCTTTTTTAAGGAGAAAAAAAATGAAGAGGACTTTAAACTTATTCTTGCTAACTTTTCTATTTAGCAGCCAAGCCTATGGATTGCTTCCCATTTCAAAACCCTATTTATATTGCGTGAATCCAACCGTGAATCCAGAACAAAGAAAGATAGAAGGCACAGGTTGGAATTGGGCCAAAGGAAATGATGACAATAACCGATTAACTGATTATTCTGAATATGTAAAAGTTGTTTCAAATGGAATACAGTTAAAGGGTAATTATTTAAATATTCCAAATGCTAACTATTTTACTCTAAGCAAACCTTTCGAAACAATTTATGAAGAATATTCTTTTTGCGAAGCTATAAGTAGAAAATGCCAAGATGATTTTGATCCAAATTTTGTCGGTATTGGCGTTTATGGAGGATCTTATTCCATAGCTAAATCAATAGCCGGATATTCTTCATGGTATAACATTGTATTTTATCGAAATAGTTATGATAAAATAAAAAATGAAATGCAAAAAATTTATGATACTTGTGCCAATATAAAATTTAAGCTTCTTGAAACCTCTCCTGAGAATATATTTCAAAATGAAGTTATTGATTAATTCATTGAATAAAAAAATTCCACAGAGCTAAAAAAGATATCTTGTTATTATAATTTTTCAAAACTTATCAATTAAATTTTTTATACGATTTAAATTTTCTTCTAAAAAACATTTCTTGTAAATCATTTGTCTTGTAATAAGCGAAAATCCATGAATTGATATTTTCATTTTGCGCAGTAACACGAGAAGCCGCACAAGCTCTCTACGTGATTCCACAGACAACTCCTTATCAATTAAATGAATTTCATTTAAAAATGCCGAGTTTGAATTATCGATATTTAACTGCTGTTGTTGGACACTGAAAAATAAATTTATCATTTCAGGATAGGATTTATCGAAAAAATTTCCTAATTTCATTACAACTTTATAATCATCTAAAATTTTAATAGGGTTTTCATATATCCGATGTAATGTTTTTAAACTAATTCCCAAATAATTTGCCATAACTTCCCTTGCCTCTAAGGGAAATGATAAAAAATAATCAATTTGTGAACTTTCTTCTTTTAATTGCTTAATTTTTATTTGAGATTCACAATTTGAAGATAAAATAAGAAGCATTTTATTCATTTTATGAGCTATATTATTTGCAATAAAAGGTTCCATGTTAACTACTTCACTATTTAATTATGAATTTTTTTGATAAAATTTCAAAAAATGATTTTATTTATTTGTATCTTCTAAAGGAAGATAGTCTTTTGTATTTTGACAACTTCCCTCTTCAATTACATTTGTAATAATGGAATCTTTTTTATAGACAAAGGATCTTCTGCAAAAAATATTTACATTGACATTCTTGTCAATTAAATTTCCAGAGGCATTAAAAATTTGTCTATAAGTGACAATATTTTCTTCTCCTACAGTTTTTTGAGAATCGGGAATTCCATATTTTTGATGTTTTAAAAGATCTGAAACAGGTTTTCCTACCCATGGGGTTAAACTAAAATCCGTCTTTTTATTTTCTTGTTTATTTGACTGTGTATTGGTTACATCTTGAACAGTTTCGCAACTACAAATTAAAACACTCAATAATAAAATAAATAATTTATTTTTCATAAATTTTCTCCAAATTATATTTTAAAAAAGAATTTTACCAATATTCTAACTTTTTATGATTATAAAAATATTCATTAATTCTTCTTTGGGTTGCTTTTGAAATATCAAGTGGCAATTCTTTTAAAGAAAACCATTTTACCGATTGAATTTCTGAGCTTTGAAAACTTTGACAATCAAAATCTCTAATCACATAGAGACAAACAATGTCATCCGCTCCTGCAAATGTATGATAATAATTATCAAACAGGACAGGTGAATTTTTTACAATGATACCAGCTTCTTCACGAACTTCTCTAACAACAGCTTCTCGTGGTGACTCCCCTTTATCGACTCCTCCACCAGGAAAATGCCATCCCGCAATATAGGTATGAAAAACAAGGAGAATTTCATTTTGATCATTTATAATTAAAGCTCTTGCCCCATTTGTCCGCATTCCTACAATAGTATTAAAAATAATTTTAAGATATAAAATAATTTTATAAATTATTTGCATCATTAATTTTTTCATAAAGAATATGTCCCTATTTTATTCAGGATTTTATAGCATTTTTATGTCTTATGAGTTGAATTAAATATATAAATACAGGGATAAGCATTGCCATAAAAAATCCGTTTGCTGGAGAAAAATTCATACTGGCACCAACGAGGGGAGGCCCAATAAGAGAACCAACTCCAAACATGGCAACAACTGCTGAATTTGCGCCAGCAAGACTATTTCCTTTATATTTTTTACCTACAATAATCAATGCTAATGTGTAAAATCCTGAGATACAAGCTCCCCAAAAAAATAAAATAAAATATAAAACATATGGGGTAGTTATAAATAATTTTATCCCAATGGCGCCAAATATGCCAATAAGAGTACAAATTAATAAAGAACGTAGTTCTCCATATTTATCAGCTATAGCTCCTACAAAATACTGTAAACAAGCCTGACCTACACCTACAAAGATAAGTAAAGAAACAGATATTTTTTCACTCAGACCACTGCTAACCCCATAAATTGGTAAAAGATTAAAAGCAGTTGTTTCTAAATATCCATAGACAACCGCCGCAGCCATGGCGATAGGTGACGATATAATAATGGGCATTAAAGGTGTTTTTTCATCACTTGTTACATTTGGAATATTTTTCTTTGCTAAAAACAAAGGAACAAGCACAAAAATTAAGAATAAAGCACCAATTGCAAAAGGTAAAATACCTTCAGAACCTGTTATTGTCAGAATACCTGCTCCAATAAAATACCCCACACTTAAGCAAGAAGAAAAAATGCCCATAATTCTTCCTCTTGTTTCATCACTGGACAATTCAGCTATCCAAGTTTCACTTGCAACAAAAATGCTGTCTAAACAACCTCCAAAAATAAATCGAAGAAAAAACCACAAGACAAGAGTTTGCGTAAAATAAAAACCAAAAAATGATACAATGGCAATAATAACGCTAAATGAAATAAATATTTTTAAACCATATTTTTCCATTAATTTTACAAATAAGGGCGCTAAAATAATAGCTGCTAGCGCTGGCATTGCTGTATTTAATCCAATAACGGAAGAGGAATTCCCCAGTCGTTTCATAATAAAAGACAGAAGAGGTAAGGAAAGTCCAAATCCTATTCCTGTAGCAGCAACACAAACTAAGCCTGCAATAATACCAAATATATTGCTATTTTTATGCTTTAAACCATTTTTTACTACATTTTTATCATTTAAAGAAATCATTATAAAAAAACACCTTTGAATTAATAATTCTACTTATACTTGTAAAGACAATTCTATTTCAATCAATTATCTCTGCTAAAAACCGTATTTTATATTTATAAAATAGTCAATTTACTTTAAAAATCTAGGAAAGTCATAAAATATTTACTTTTTCTCTTGAGAAACAGGGACGGCACTCGGAATTGTGGGGGTCATTTGTGGAGACAGGCCTTCTGCCTGCGGAGTATCCATTGATGTAGCACCCTCATTTGTATCCATCACGGGAGATTTTGCTTTCAAGTTGGTTTGATCTTTTAGTGGAACTTCAGGCGCAAACTCTTTAGGCAAAATAGGTGAATTTGATTTATTTTGGAGCATTTTTCCTGTTTCTTTTGAATACACGCCGTTAGGCACAGGAGATTCTCTAAATTCCATCTTTGGAAACTTGGGCAATTCGCTTGGCATTAAAGGATGATAACTTTGTTCAACCCCAATTTCATAATGCGGAGCATCAATATAAATATTGCCATTGTTATCAATATGAAGGTTTACATTTTCAAGTTCCTGATTTTTAACAGAACTGATATTTACACCATTTAAGTAAATCACTCTGCCCGACATAAAAGTGGTGTCATAAGGCATTTTTTTAGGCACCATTGGGACAGGCTGAACGGCAATTCCCACAGGTCTTTGAAGAGTCACATTGGGTGCCGCCATCAAATCAATATTTTGAATAGGAATGGGTATAGGCGCACTCCCTACTCTTTGCACCCCACTTCCTTGCAGAGGCTGAGTTTGAACGGGAATTTCCTGGGAAAGACTTTGTGCAAATATCTTTGATGAAAAGACGAAAATAAATAGAGTTATTTTTGAGTAATTTAATTTCATTTTATAGTTACCTTAAATAATTTTCTTTTCTATTTTAAGATAATTATAAAGAAAGATTCTAGAGCATTTCTTGCAGCATGGCACCTAATACAGGGGCAAAAAGGTATCCACTTTTATGCGCTCCCGCACAGACATAAACGGACATGTGCACTCCAGGAGCATTTAATTTTTCTAATACAATTTCAGAATGCCCATATCCTACACGAAAGCCATCTCGTTTTGATATTTTTAAATTTTCATCGGCACTTAAGAAAGGGGAATCGGCTAAATTTATTTTTGATAATTCCAATAAATTTTTATTTTTTTTACTTAATAAATTTTCATCAAAATCTGAAACATTTTCAACTTTTAAAGTTGATGAAGAAATATAATAATTATCATTATTTCCACTAAATGTTACTTTTTCTTTTAAATTTTCAGAAACAATTTCATGAATTATAAAATTTTCATTATAATTTTTTAATACATTCTCTCCATAAAATGTTGAACCTAATGTAAGCCTTTGTTTCTTTTTCATAGACTCTGGTAAGGACAAATTTAAATTCGCAATTAAGTCTTTACTCCAAGCTCCCGCACAAATAATGAGCTTTATATTTTTATTACTTTGTAAAATATTTTGATATTCATGATATCCAAAAGTACTTTTGAAAAATTTCACTCCTCTATGGGTTAATACTTCTTGTAATAAAGCGAGCAACGATGAAGCATTAACCCACGATTCCTCTTCATATATAATTTTATGATTTCCTTCTTTAACAATAGATTTTAAACTTAAACTTCTATTTTTCAAATCTAAATCTGATTGTCTAACCCTGGCATAATGTTTATCTCTGTTTTCTTGCGATGTGAAATAATCAACGCCACATCCATTTTTATAAATTCGAGCAATTGATATATTACTATTCACCTCTGTGATAAGTGAACTCAACCAATTAAAATAATTTTTTTTAGCTTGTAACTTTAAATTAAAATGATTATCTCGAGCAAATAATTGTCCTTTTGTCGCTAAATTTGCAGCGGCAGCATATGAACCTGAATGAGGATGCTCATTAGAAATAATTTCAATTTGATAAGGTATTGAGTTTTTTCGCGATAAAAACTCAGCTACTGATAACCCTACAATTCCCGATCCAACAATAATTATTTTCGTCATAGATAATCCTTAATCAATAAGATTATCCATATCTCATATCAAAAAATGAAAAATATGCTAGAATATTGCTAATTTATTTTATATTACCTTGTGAAAAAGAATATTTACCCATACTTTTTAAATACAAATAAGCACTTTTTATTTGATAATCTTCTTTTAATGACAAAGGCCACGTGTTTATCTCGACTTCATTGTCGTTTTGATGAGTTTGCAATGCCAATGTATCTTGATCTTTTGCTTCAATATGTTTATCTAAATCCGCTTCCCGTCTCGGATATCGGGTATTTGATGTTTCGCTTTGAATTTGTTGCACTTTACCAAGTATGGACTGCGAAATAAGAGGAATATCAGGTGTGATTCCTTTGGCTTGAATACTTCTTCCTTTTGGGGTGTAATACCTTGCAATTGTCATTTTTAAGGCTCCTCCATTTGGTAAAGGCACAATATTTTGCACACTTCCTTTTCCAAAAGTCTGCGTGCCCATAACAATGGCACGTTCTCTATCTTGAAGAGCACCCGCTACAATTTCACTGGCACTGGCAGTCCCCTCATTTACAAGAACAATCATAGGGAAATAAGCTAGAGTATTTCTTTTAATTGCATATTCCACATCTTCTGGTTTATTTACATCTCTGCCTATTGTCGAAACAATAATGCCCGAATCAATAAATAAATTTGTTACTTTAACAGCTTGGTCGAGTAAGCCACCTGGATTATTTCTTAAATCTAAAATTAGACCTTTAATTTTACCATTACTTTTACTTTGAAAATCTTTAATATATTTGCCTAATTGCTCGGAAGCATCTTCTTGAAAAATAGTGAGTTTTGTATAAGCATATCCTGGTGAAAGTGGAACCAAATAAGCACTATTACTTCT is a window encoding:
- a CDS encoding NUDIX domain-containing protein: MKKLMMQIIYKIILYLKIIFNTIVGMRTNGARALIINDQNEILLVFHTYIAGWHFPGGGVDKGESPREAVVREVREEAGIIVKNSPVLFDNYYHTFAGADDIVCLYVIRDFDCQSFQSSEIQSVKWFSLKELPLDISKATQRRINEYFYNHKKLEYW
- a CDS encoding MFS transporter, with translation MISLNDKNVVKNGLKHKNSNIFGIIAGLVCVAATGIGFGLSLPLLSFIMKRLGNSSSVIGLNTAMPALAAIILAPLFVKLMEKYGLKIFISFSVIIAIVSFFGFYFTQTLVLWFFLRFIFGGCLDSIFVASETWIAELSSDETRGRIMGIFSSCLSVGYFIGAGILTITGSEGILPFAIGALFLIFVLVPLFLAKKNIPNVTSDEKTPLMPIIISSPIAMAAAVVYGYLETTAFNLLPIYGVSSGLSEKISVSLLIFVGVGQACLQYFVGAIADKYGELRSLLICTLIGIFGAIGIKLFITTPYVLYFILFFWGACISGFYTLALIIVGKKYKGNSLAGANSAVVAMFGVGSLIGPPLVGASMNFSPANGFFMAMLIPVFIYLIQLIRHKNAIKS
- a CDS encoding FAD-dependent oxidoreductase — protein: MTKIIIVGSGIVGLSVAEFLSRKNSIPYQIEIISNEHPHSGSYAAAANLATKGQLFARDNHFNLKLQAKKNYFNWLSSLITEVNSNISIARIYKNGCGVDYFTSQENRDKHYARVRQSDLDLKNRSLSLKSIVKEGNHKIIYEEESWVNASSLLALLQEVLTHRGVKFFKSTFGYHEYQNILQSNKNIKLIICAGAWSKDLIANLNLSLPESMKKKQRLTLGSTFYGENVLKNYNENFIIHEIVSENLKEKVTFSGNNDNYYISSSTLKVENVSDFDENLLSKKNKNLLELSKINLADSPFLSADENLKISKRDGFRVGYGHSEIVLEKLNAPGVHMSVYVCAGAHKSGYLFAPVLGAMLQEML
- a CDS encoding S41 family peptidase; translated protein: MLKLKILKYFIPICLLAIYTHSNASNEREIYVNVTAPDNNNKDNKQKNDLENKKYQMLESFSKVLNLLESNYVDAKSVESDVLIEKALKGMTADLDPHTTYLSPKQYSDFSTDTTGKFGGIGVVINPAGGRLEIVEVIDNSPAKRAGLKSGDIIYAVGNLIVNSKTIEEALGKMRGVVGTDITIEYFTPDKMGKAGTIKKVSVEREIIRSNSAYLVPLSPGYAYTKLTIFQEDASEQLGKYIKDFQSKSNGKIKGLILDLRNNPGGLLDQAVKVTNLFIDSGIIVSTIGRDVNKPEDVEYAIKRNTLAYFPMIVLVNEGTASASEIVAGALQDRERAIVMGTQTFGKGSVQNIVPLPNGGALKMTIARYYTPKGRSIQAKGITPDIPLISQSILGKVQQIQSETSNTRYPRREADLDKHIEAKDQDTLALQTHQNDNEVEINTWPLSLKEDYQIKSAYLYLKSMGKYSFSQGNIK